One window of Aspergillus oryzae RIB40 DNA, chromosome 3 genomic DNA carries:
- the csmB gene encoding putative chitin synthase (chitin synthase/hyaluronan synthase (glycosyltransferases)), with protein sequence MSNRYSVYSSHSAAFSTGGRAPQAGGQVSTTTLLNALHAHYTTGQPYQLDAGTSLVVNTLLTATQSSPEGHTGPTIDHELAVRAWEHARRRAEDGCIVLCSAHHSAPSILEPFLAALPLSTPSIAFTALAALRPFLTAVTTFNPSYSLYSALSACYNLTLKGDITGLSLALSTSGINVRKGFLDIPSEPGYRAFDVFYYLLTSASTPAEREFLDLRDASSYALLRKSGTYTPPSYLPTADDAAAAEDFRSALKAIGIKGASQRGLLSVLAGLLKLGNAAGFLVDQEDLEEACEDVGGLLGIDPEVLLHKCSTDDREVLISGIYEALVDWVIGKANEAIASQLQASLDDSSRGSGQAAQWTDDDTVSITVVDLPRPALGKAVAMRGIFDDTLGINAEMKDDGVVVPPAGPAVLNDMTAAIAQVEVDLGITTGPTWREREYELDKKHEVLEKVGLEVEMDSFLRQILFTAESEGITLGKKGRFDLATTLGSSRVWHHISIHPTDDLPENLSPGVPTAAWSAGAVSRQLREWRLAEWANRRLKQIDFTADFDIEEFIGRYFRLGCGEGKDGVENWLVERGWINGDAVVGHQRIWVRENAWWEAETMLDLKPEEPPAASPFMYGGGMLDPGVPHYAVPPIAESTSLLGSRDNLLNRQSTLVPSVAGGAKSIAPSAPHTLHTGGDYGLGTKGDDKKYDSHPYYDDEGRYLGELDPEYADPKHIEKKEITLGRRIWTGFVWALTFWIPSFVLRFVGRMKRPDVRMAWREKLVLVFLILLFNAIVCFYIIAFGNLLCPNKDKVWNEKEVSYHQGNNDFYVSIHGKVYDISKFWKIQHSDTSIETTTSNMEPFMGENLDAYFPPPLTRLCGDFVTDESITLRNNDTNAVLYSNAKHSCGPLQQTDPNTALHKITWYEDVFLPKIDEYYKGSLVWKRSEVSKQADSSSRYWVIKDESIYDLTDYFYTLKQMNNIDSYNFLPSSITELFKNYPGTDVTDKWPNSENATKAQTCLDYVFYKGKVDFRDSARCQVNNYILLAFTCLICAVILVKFLAALQLGSKRRPAPQDKFVICLVPAYTEGEDSLRKGLDSLTALQYDNKRKLIYVICDGMIVGGGNDRPTPKIVLDILGVDPKIDPPALPFKSIGQGSDQLNYGKVYSGLYEYEGNVVPYIVVVKVGKESEQSKSKPGNRGKRDSQIQIMNFLNRVHHRAPMSPLELEIFHQINNVIGVDPELYEYCLMVDADTSVREDSLNRLVAACANDARIAGICGETSLQNEERSWWTMIQVYEYYISHHLSKAFESLFGSVTCLPGCFCMYRLRTADKGRPLIISDKVIKEYADNDVDTLHKKNLLSLGEDRYLTTLMTKHFPTMSYKFIPDAYASTAAPETFSVLLSQRRRWINSTVHNLVELAALKDLCGFCCFSMRFVVLVDLLGTIILPATCVYLGYLIYSVASGGPIPIISIAILAGVYGLQAIIFIVKRQWQHIGWMIIYICAYPIYSFVLPMYSFWKQDDFSWGNTRVVLGEKGNKRVVAVEDEPFDPRSIPLQRWDDYALANNLPGRRGDYNMSQEKFYGGQYGDMGMEMDDMHSQYSSVKPASTILTGFPGAGRNGSPYMPPQSPAPFGGNTPGNRHSHLSSFSRYTDMPLQPGHQSRNLSVGNLSQFQDPSNRHSVGLMQSTDNLLGVPRPNSRSPVGGYTSRPQSAFDFRGSGGPDEMAITDAIRSCLAEVDLDTVTKKQVRALVEQRLQATLTGDKRAFLDRQIDQELANM encoded by the exons ATGTCAAATCGTTATTCAGTTTACTCCAGCCATTCGGCTGCTTTCTCCACCGGTGGCCGAGCGCCCCAGGCAGGTGGGCAGGTGTCAACGACGACGTTGCTGAATGCGTTGCATGCGCACTATACGACGGGACAACCCTACCAACTCGACGCGGGAACCAGTCTAGTCGTTAATACATTGCTTACTGCAACACAATCGTCCCCAGAAGGCCATACCGGGCCTACAATAGATCACGAACTAGCAGTCCGAGCCTGGGAACAtgcaaggagaagagcagagGACGGTTGTATTGTTCTATG TTCTGCCCACCACTCAGCACCATCCATTTTAGAGCCATTCTTAGCAGCACTACCTTTGTCCACTCCCAGTATCGCCTTCACAGCGTTGGCCGCTCTCCGTCCCTTTTTGACGGCTGTaaccaccttcaacccttCATACTCGCTCTATTCCGCGCTTTCAGCATGCTATAACTTGACCCTCAAGGGCGACATCACCGGGCTATCTCTAGCACTTTCGACATCAGGGATCAATGTCCGCAAAGGATTCCTCGACATTCCTTCTGAGCCGGGGTATCGTGCCTTCGATGTGTTCTATTATCTCTTAACGTCTGCATCGACACCAGCTGAGCGGGAGTTTTTGGACCTGAGAGACGCCTCTTCCTACGCTTTGCTCCGCAAGTCTGGTACATATACACCCCCATCATATCTTCCTACTGCCGACGAcgctgccgctgccgaaGACTTTAGATCTGCTCTCAAGGCCATCGGCATCAAAGGTGCATCTCAACGAGGTCTTTTGTCAGTACTTGCTGGGTTACTCAAACTTGGTAATGCGGCTGGCTTCCTAGTTGACCAGGAAGACCTGGAGGAGGCGTGTGAAGATGTAGGTGGTTTACTGGGCATAGATCCCGAAGTTCTTCTACACAAGTGCTCCACCGACGACAGAGAGGTGTTGATTTCTGGAATCTACGAGGCTCTGGTTGATTGGGTGATCGGAAAAGCCAATGAAGCCATAGCGAGCCAGCTTCAGGCGAGCTTGGATGATAGCAGTCGTGGTTCTGGACAGGCAGCTCAGTGGACCGACGATGACACGGTGAGCATCACCGTGGTTGACCTCCCTAGGCCTGCGCTGGGAAAAGCTGTGGCGATGAGAGGGATATTCGACGATACCCTCGGTATCAACGCTGAAATGAAAGATGACGGGGTCGTCGTTCCTCCAGCTGGCCCAGCCGTCCTGAATGATATGACTGCAGCGATTGCCCAGGTTGAAGTCGATCTGGGAATAACCACTGGCCCTACGTGGCGCGAACGAGAGTATGAACTTGACAAAAAACACGAAGTCCTGGAGAAAGTTGGGCTTGAAGTCGAAATGGACTCGTTTCTTCGGCAGATTTTGTTTACCGCTGAATCCGAAGGAATCACACTGGGTAAGAAAGGCCGATTTGATTTGGCTACCACACTAGGCAGCAGCCGTGTTTGGCATCATATTTCCATTCATCCCACCGATGACTTACCTGAGAATCTGAGCCCTGGTGTGCCGACTGCGGCTTGGTCTGCAGGCGCCGTTTCCCGTCAACTACGGGAATGGCGACTCGCGGAGTGGGCAAATCGTCGCCTTAAACAGATCGACTTCACAGCCGACTTTGACATAGAAGAATTCATCGGTAGATACTTCCGACTTGGTTgcggggaaggaaaagacggtGTTGAGAACTGGTTAGTTGAAAGGGGGTGGATCAACGGCGATGCCGTGGTTGGCCATCAGCGAATCTGGGTGAGAGAAAATGCGTGGTGGGAAGCAGAGACAATGCTCGATTTGAAGCCTGAAGagccaccagcagcaagcccTTTCATGTATGGAGGTGGCATGCTTGATCCTGGCGTTCCGCATTACGCAGTGCCTCCCATCGCAGAATCTACGAGCCTTCTAGGGAGCCGGGATAATCTTCTCAACAGACAAAGTACACTGGTTCCCAGTGTTGCTGGTGGTGCCAAGTCGATCGCGCCCAGCGCTCCGCATACCTTGCACACGGGCGGTGATTACGGCTTAGGCACAAAGGGAGATGATAAAAAGTATGACAGCCACCCCTActacgatgacgagggcCGCTACTTAGGCGAGCTTGACCCCGAGTATGCCGACCCCAAGCATattgagaaaaaggagattACTCTCGGTCGACGTATATGGACTGGCTTTGTCTGGGCCTTGACTTTCTGGATTCCATCGTTCGTCCTTCGCTTCGTGGGCCGGATGAAGCGTCCTGATGTGCGAATGGCGTGGAGAGAAAAGCTCGTCCTCGTGTTcctcattcttctcttcaacgCTATTGTCTGCTTCTATATCATCGCCTTCGGTAACTTGCTTTGTCCAAACAAGGACAAAGTCTGGAACGAGAAAGAGGTCAGTTACCATCAAGGGAATAATGACTTTTACGTCAGTATTCACGGCAAAGTCTACGACATCAGTAAGTTCTGGAAGATTCAACACAGTGATACAAGCATTGAGACGACCACATCGAACATGGAGCCTTTCATGGGTGAAAACCTTGACGCTtattttcctcctccgcttACTCGACTCTGTGGTGACTTTGTGACCGATGAGTCTATCACACTGAGAAACAACGACACAAACGCGGTGTTGTATTCAAATGCCAAACACAGTTGTGGCCCTCTCCAGCAAACGGACCCGAACACAGCACTGCACAAGATCACCTGGTACGAAGATGTCTTTCTGCCAAAGATTGACGAGTACTATAAGGGGTCCCTTGTATGGAAGCGGAGTGAGGTGTCAAAACAAGCAGACAGCAGCTCCCGGTACTGGGtcatcaaggatgaaagcATTTATGATTTGACAGACTACTTCTATACCCTCAAGCAGATGAACAACATAGACAGTTACAATTTCCTACCAAGCAGCATCACGGAACTTTTCAAAAACTATCCAGGCACTGACGTGACAGACAAATGGCCAAACAGTGAAAATGCCACCAAAGCGCAAACATGTCTCGATTACGTGTTCTATAAAGGCAAAGTCGATTTCCGTGATAGTGCGAGATGCCAGGTCAATAATTACATTCTGTTAGCATTCACGTGTCTCATTTGTGCAGTCATTCTCGTCAAGTTCCTCGCTGCTCTCCAGCTAGGATCCAAACGTCGACCTGCCCCGCAGGACAAGTTCGTCATCTGCTTGGTGCCAGCGTACACTGAGGGCGAGGATTCATTGCGAAAAGGGCTTGATTCATTGACAGCTCTTCAGTATGATAACAAGAGGAAACTCATTTATGTCATCTGCGACGGTATGATTGTCGGTGGCGGTAATGACCGCCCAACGCCTAAGATTGTTCTGGACATTCTGGGAGTGGATCCCAAAATTGACCCTCCTGCATTACCGTTCAAGTCAATCGGACAAGGTAGTGATCAGCTCAACTACGGAAAGGTCTACTCCGGACTTTATGAATACGAAGGCAATGTTGTGCCCTACATCGTTGTCGTGAAGGTCGGCAAAGAGTCAGAGCAGAGCAAGTCCAAGCCTGGAAACAGGGGTAAGCGTGACTCTCAGATTCAAATTATGAACTTCCTCAATCGTGTACATCATCGCGCCCCAATGTCGCCTCTTGAGCTGGAGATTTTCCACCAGATCAACAATGTGATTGGTGTTGACCCTGAGCTCTATGAATACTGCCTGATGGTGGATGCGGATACAAGTGTCCGAGAAGATTCACTCAATCGCCTGGTCGCTGCCTGTGCTAATGACGCTCGTATTGCCGGTATCTGTGGTGAGACAAGTTTGCAAAATGAGGAACGAAGCTGGTGGACCATGATCCAGGTTTATGAGTACTACATTTCTCATCATCTCTCAAAAGCATTCGAATCTCTCTTTGGCAGTGTAACTTGTCTTCCTGGATG TTTCTGTATGTATCGCTTGAGGACGGCGGACAAAGGCCGGCCCTTGATCATATCAGACAAGGTTATCAAAGAATATGCAGACAACGACGTGGACACGCTGCACAAGAAAAATCTGCTTTCTTTGGGTGAGGATCGTTACTTGACTACATTGATGACGAAGCACTTCCCTACCATGTCCTACAAATTCATCCCGGATGCCTACGCTAGCACCGCCGCCCCCGAGACGTTCTCCGTCCTGCTGTCTCAGCGACGTCGCTGGATCAACTCCACTGTCCATAACTTGGTGGAACTCGCTGCTCTGAAAGACCTCTgcggcttctgctgcttcaGTATGCGCTTTGTCGTATTGGTCGATCTTCTTGGAACTATCATCCTCCCAGCTACCTGCGTCTACTTGGGTTACCTAATCTACAGTGTTGCCAGTGGTGGGCCAATTCCAATCATATCTATCGCCATCTTGGCTGGTGTGTACGGCCTCCAGGCGATTATCTTTATTGTGAAGCGGCAGTGGCAGCATATTGGTTGGATGATCATTTATATCTGTGCCTATCCGATCTATAGTTTCGTTCTGCCGATGTATTCCTTCTGGAAACAGGACGACTTCAGCTGGGGTAACACTCGTGTTGTtcttggagagaagggaaataaGCGAGTTGTTGCAGTAGAAGATGAACCATTCGACCCTCGCAGTATTCCTCTCCAGCGCTGGGACGATTACGCTCTTGCCAATAATCTGCCTGGCCGCCGTGGAGATTATAACATGAGCCAGGAGAAATTCTACGGAGGTCAATATGGAGATATGGGcatggagatggatgatATGCATTCCCAGTATTCCTCGGTCAAGCCTGCATCCACAATCTTAACCGGATTTCCAGGAGCAGGCCGGAATGGTAGTCCTTACATGCCGCCGCAGTCGCCCGCCCCGTTCGGTGGAAATACCCCAGGCAACAGGCATTCGCACCTGTCCAGCTTTAGTCGGTATACCGATATGCCGCTTCAGCCAGGGCACCAGTCTCGAAACCTATCGGTGGGAAATCTCAGCCAATTCCAGGATCCGTCGAACCGGCATAGCGTGGGACTCATGCAGAGCACTGACAATCTCCTGGGGGTTCCCCGGCCAAACTCTCGGAGCCCTGTAGGCGGTTATACCTCCCGGCCTCAAAGTGCGTTTGACTTCCGCGGAAGTGGTGGGCCTGATGAAATGGCCATCACGGATGCTATTCGTAGCTGCCTGGCCGAAGTGGACTTGGACACTGTAACGAAGAAGCAAG TTCGCGCATTGGTCGAGCAGCGGCTTCAAGCGACATTGACCGGAGACAAGCGAGCATTCCTCGATCGCCAGATTGACCAGGAATTGGCAAATATGTAA
- a CDS encoding HET domain-containing protein (predicted protein) → MSQYKYSLLTPRPETIRMLRLLPSEDNTAQIQCQLVNYTLPTPGTEDYPYEALSYVWGSENTPQYIIIDGQTLSVTENLYTALLYLRERQLERLLWIDAICINQGDEDEKAQQIQFMPMIYGQASQVIVWLGETADQSDKALETIRLAADDEPSEDKPTDIQQEMNHTAIVRLLERPWFRRIWVLQEVHAAQDILLICGDVKIHGYTFSSGLKGLSLSLKARPDLQSLVGSIVYLMRGAIFRPGTTSSRGTLSLGELVDMYHARAATKKHDKVYALLGMSSDSPLLPDYKLPWSTVFQQVITYIFSEKASIRIWPHRDLALIQSRGHILGQVIEVKSDESQHDRTHSAHSEYYATTSAKPIQKGDIVCLLEGASKPSIIRPYKGYLSIIVTSATPLQEEEDVRWDEIAETLRSRHDPIRDMSLIWNWETSHTNPGKLQELEIPMESNDTTPGILGLDSEETKRFDDLTLIVRDTLVKMDMGFAATRLLNYLQESKLPLSEKFDLAAAISRAWGYSAMKELGIDIIGETMPVAELDQEGTDLWDQIE, encoded by the exons ATGTCTCAATATAAATATTCTCTACTCACGCCGAGGCCAGAAACAATTCGCATGCTTCGCCTCTTACCAAGTGAGGACAATACCGCTCAGATCCAATGTCAGCTCGTCAACTACACCCTACCAACACCAGGTACGGAAGATTATCCGTATGAAGCGTTATCGTATGTATGGGGCAGTGAGAACACACCtcaatatattattatagatGGCCAAACTTTATCCGTTACAGAGAACCTCTATACAGCATTACTATATCTTCGAGAGCGTCAGCTTGAACGCTTGCTCTGGATAGATGCGATCTGCATTAACcagggagatgaggatgaaaaagCCCAGCAAATCCAGTTCATGCCGATGATATACGGTCAAGCTAGCCAAGTGATTGTTTGGCTCGGGGAGACGGCCGATCAGAGTGATAAAGCACTCGAAACGATTCGTCTTGCTGCAGATGACGAGCCTTCCGAGGATAAGCCTACAGATATACAGCAGGAAATGAATCATACTGCCATTGTGAGGCTACTAGAACGACCTTGGTTTCGGCGCATTTGG GTACTCCAGGAGGTCCATGCTGCACAAGATATTCTACTTATATGTGGCGACGTCAAGATCCATGGCTATACCTTTTCTTCAGGCTTGAAGGGTCTAAGCCTCTCTCTTAAGGCTCGCCCAGATCTACAGAGTCTGGTTGGCTCGATTGTCTATCTTATGAGGGGTGCAATCTTCCGACCTGGTACGACATCTTCGCGTGGAACACTGTCTCTTGGTGAACTGGTTGATATGTATCACGCCCGGGCGGCAACCAAGAAACATGACAAAGTGTATGCATTACTTGGCATGAGCTCTGACTCTCCTCTCTTACCTGATTACAAGCTTCCATGGAGTACAGTGTTCCAACAAGTCATTACTTATATTTTCTCAGAAAAAGCTTCTATACGGATTTGGCCCCATCGGGATTTAGCTCTGATTCAAAGCAGGGGACATATACTGGGCCAAGTAATAGAAGTGAAAAGTGACGAGTCTCAACATGACAGGACACATAGTGCGCATTCGGAATATTACGCTACAACTAGTG CCAAGCCTATTCAGAAAGGCGACATTGTATGCCTTTTGGAGGGAGCTTCAAAGCCGAGTATCATTCGGCCTTATAAAGGCTATCTCAGTATTATAGTGACCAGCGCAACTCCGCtacaggaggaagaagatgtgaGGTGGGATGAAATTGCCGAGACTCTGCGTTCAAGACACGACCCCATACGCGATATGTCTCTCATCTGGAACTGGGAGACATCCCACACAAATCCAGGAAAACTGCAAGAGCTGGAGATCCCAATGGAATCAAACGATACAACACCAGGAATCTTGGGACTGGATTCtgaagaaaccaaaagaTTCGATGATTTGACACTTATTGTGAGAGATACGTTAGTCAAGATGGACATGGGCTTTGCAGCAACAAGGCTCCTCAATTATCTACAGGAGTCCAAACTTCCACTTAGCGAGAAATTCGACTTGGCAGCAGCAATAAGTCGCGCATGGGGATATAGCGCCATGAAAGAGCTCGGAATTGATATAATAGGTGAGACTATGCCAGTCGCAGAACTTGATCAAGAAGGTACTGACTTATGGGATCAGATCGAATAA